A single window of Flagellimonas maritima DNA harbors:
- a CDS encoding type IX secretion system membrane protein PorP/SprF, with the protein MFILLSGIFTSSAQQDPQFTQYMYNTLSVNPAYAGSRGHLTALLIHRSQWVGVNGAPTSQVLAVDGPMGNNVGLGLVLSHDALGPSSEVFVDGNFSYTLKLDDSNRKLSFGLKAGGRLFNVDFSKGLVENPDIAFQNNVENKFFPTIGAGVYYHTSKGYLGLAVPNFFSEDHYDGEEQEIASERLHYFLIGGKIVDVTPDIKFKPAFFVKWVPGAPIIADVSANVLLKETFNFGLAYRWDDSFSALLGLQISPDLSVGYAYDLTTTDLRSYTSGTHEIFLRYEFKTVEKRLKSPRFY; encoded by the coding sequence ATGTTCATCTTGTTGTCAGGAATTTTTACTAGCTCTGCACAACAAGATCCGCAATTTACACAGTATATGTACAACACCTTGAGCGTGAATCCAGCATATGCAGGTTCACGTGGACACCTTACTGCCTTGTTAATACACCGTTCCCAGTGGGTAGGTGTAAATGGTGCACCCACTTCACAAGTGTTGGCAGTGGATGGTCCTATGGGAAATAATGTAGGATTGGGTCTCGTTCTTTCACATGATGCTTTGGGGCCTTCTTCAGAGGTTTTTGTGGACGGTAACTTTTCATATACGCTCAAACTGGACGATTCCAATAGAAAGCTATCTTTTGGTTTAAAAGCAGGAGGAAGACTTTTCAATGTGGATTTTTCAAAAGGATTGGTCGAAAACCCTGATATCGCTTTTCAGAATAATGTAGAAAACAAGTTCTTTCCAACTATAGGAGCGGGTGTTTATTATCATACATCCAAAGGTTATTTAGGGCTTGCGGTCCCTAATTTCTTTTCAGAAGACCATTACGATGGAGAGGAGCAGGAGATAGCATCAGAACGATTGCATTATTTTTTAATAGGTGGAAAAATTGTTGATGTGACCCCAGATATTAAATTTAAACCTGCCTTTTTTGTAAAGTGGGTACCTGGTGCTCCTATAATTGCAGATGTTTCTGCAAATGTGTTGCTAAAAGAAACTTTCAATTTTGGTCTTGCCTATAGATGGGATGATTCATTTTCAGCGCTGTTGGGACTTCAGATATCTCCTGATTTGAGCGTTGGTTATGCATATGACCTAACTACAACCGATTTAAGGAGTTACACGAGCGGTACACACGAAATCTTTTTGCGTTACGAATTCAAAACTGTGGAAAAACGGCTTAAATCACCAAGATTTTACTAA